One genomic segment of Ipomoea triloba cultivar NCNSP0323 chromosome 9, ASM357664v1 includes these proteins:
- the LOC116029674 gene encoding uncharacterized protein LOC116029674: MQTIFDDMLYKMVECYVDDLVVKSKHSADHLGHLRKVFDRLRKFQLKMNPLKCAFGVVAGKFLGFTVRHRGIEIEQPKIDAIMKMPEPRNLHELKSLQGKLAYIRRFISNLAGRCQPFNRLMKKGIPFILDEACRNAFESIKSYLMKPPVLTAPIHGRPLILYISAQESSVGALLAQENDNGKENALYYLSRMMTPNELKYSPIEKLCLALVFAIKKLKHYFEAHIIQLVSKANLVKFVMAKVVLSDHLARWYLLFQQFEIILARWYLLFQQFEIIYVPRYLLFQQFEIIYVPQKSVKGQALADFLADHPIPAEWELSDDLPDEDVLIMELSDDLPDEDVLIIEVLPDLPDEDVLIIEVLPPWKMYDVLIIEVLPPWKMYFDGAAHRGGAGAGIVFVTLEGEVLPYSFTLTEQCSNNVAEYQALILGLEIAVDMKQLRINIYGDSKLVVNQVVGLYEVRKAELVPYNNYAKVLIQWLGDVTIEHVPRKENKQVDALAALASTIAHPTARIQRQSLIDYFTDGRLPEDPRKRVDIRRRAPRFIYYNETLYRRSFDGVWLRCLGEEEALQAMQEAHSGVCGAHQSGPKLHFHIKRMAYYWPTMVKDCIDYARRCQACQFHANFIHQPPEPLHPTVASWPFDAWGLDVVGPITPKSSVGHAYILAATDYFSKWAEAVALKEVKKENVADFLRVYIIYRFGIPRYILTDNGKPFDNKLMDKICKLFDFQQRNSSAYYAAANGLAEAFNKTLCNLLKKVVSKSKRDWHDRMEEALWAYRTTYRTPTQNTPYSLVYGVEAVLPLERQIPSLRLAIQEGLTDEKNAKFRLAELEALDEKRLQAQQSLECYQARMSRAFNKRVRTRSFQIGDKVLAVRRPIIVTRKTGHKFTPKWDGPYVVQEVYTSGAYKLISEDGLRVGPINGRFLKLYYP; the protein is encoded by the exons ATGCAGACTATATTTGATGACATGCTTTATAAAATGGTAGAATGCTACGTTGATGACTTGGTTGTGAAGTCAAAACATAGCGCTGATCACTTGGGGCATCTAAGAAAAGTTTTTGATCGCCTGCGAAAATTTCAACTCAAAATGAACCCCTTGAAATGTGCCTTTGGGGTTGTTGCTGGAAAGTTCCTTGGGTTCACTGTTCGACACAGGGGCATTGAGATTGAGCAACCTAAGATCGATGCTATAATGAAGATGCCCGAACCACGAAACCTTCATGAGCTTAAGAGTTTACAAGGGAAGTTAGCATACATTCGAAGGTTCATATCAAACCTAGCAGGAAGATGTCAACCCTTCAATCGGCTAATGAAGAAAGGCATCCCGTTCATATTGGATGAGGCGTGCAGGAATGCATTTGAAAGTATCAAGTCATACTTGATGAAGCCGCCCGTGTTGACCGCTCCTATTCACGGTCGCCCACTAATCCTTTATATCTCTGCCCAAGAAAGCTCTGTGGGTGCCCTGCTTGCTCAAGAAAATGACAACGGGAAAGAGAATGCCCTCTACTATCTCAGTAGGATGATGACCCCGAATGAGTTAAAGTACTCCCCAATCGAGAAGCTATGTTTGGCATTAGTGTTCGCCATTAAAAAACTCAAGCACTACTTTGAAGCTCATATTATTCAACTTGTGTCGAAGGCGAACCTAGTAAAGTTTGTTATGGCGAAGGTCGTTCTCTCCgaccaccttgcaaggtggtaCTTATTATTTCAACAGTTTGAAATCATCCTTGCAAGGTGGTACTTATTATTTCAACAGTTTGAAATCATCTATGTGCCACGGTACTTATTATTTCAACAGTTTGAAATCATCTATGTGCCACAAAAGTCTGTCAAGGGGCAAGCTTTAGCTGATTTCTTAGCAGATCACCCAATACCAGCTGAATGGGAGTTATCCGATGACCTGCCTGATGAAGATGTACTTATTATGGAGTTATCCGATGACCTGCCTGATGAAGATGTACTTATTATTGAAGTCCTACCCGACCTGCCTGATGAAGATGTACTTATTATTGAAGTCCTACCCCCATGGAAGATGTACGATGTACTTATTATTGAAGTCCTACCCCCATGGAAGATGTACTTTGATGGAGCTGCACACAGAGGAGGGGCAGGAGCTGGGATCGTCTTCGTCACTCTGGAAGGTGAAGTGTTACCATATTCATTCACCTTGACGGAGCAATGTTCAAACAATGTTGCTGAGTATCAAGCATTGATACTAGGACTAGAGATAGCGGTTGACATGAAACAACTGAGAATCAacatttatggagattcaaagttgGTCGTCAACCAAGTGGTGGGGCTATACGAAGTAAGGAAAGCAGAGTTAGTCCCGTACAACAACTATGCAAAGGTACTCATACAATGGTTGGGTGACGTCACAATTGAACATGTACCGAGAAAAGAGAATAAGCAAGTTGACGCCTTAGCCGCATTGGCTTCAACTATTGCTCATCCTACAGCCCGTATACAA AGACAATCATTGATTGATTACTTCACCGATGGGAGGTTACCAGAAGATCCTCGTAAGAGGGTGGATATAAGGCGCCGAGCTCCTCGCTTCATCTACTATAATGAAACTCTCTATCGTCGTTCATTTGATGGAGTCTGGCTTCGATGTCTGGGAGAAGAGGAGGCGTTACAAGCTATGCAGGAGGCTCATTCTGGGGTCTGTGGTGCGCATCAGTCTGGCCCTAAGTTGCACTTCCACATTAAACGAATGGCTTACTATTGGCCCACAATGGTAAAGGATTGCATAGACTATGCTCGAAGATGCCAAGCTTGTCAATTTCATGCAAACTTTATCCATCAGCCACCAGAACCTCTACACCCAACAGTTGCATCTTGGCCTTTTGATGCTTGGGGACTCGATGTGGTTGGCCCGATTACGCCCAAGTCATCTGTAGGGCACGCATATATATTAGCCGCCACTGACTACTTTTCAAAGTGGGCAGAAGCCGTAGCGTTAAAGGAGgtgaaaaaggaaaatgttgCAGACTTCCTCCGTGTCTATATCATCTATCGATTCGGCATCCCGCGATATATCTTAACTGATAACGGGAAACCCTTTGACAATAAATTAATGGATAAGATTTGCAAGCTTTTTGACTTTCAGCAGCGAAACTCTTCAGCTTATTATGCAGCTGCAAATGGGCTTGCTGAGGCTTTTAACAAGACCTTATGCAATCTGTTAAAGAAAGTGGTCTCAAAGTCAAAACGTGACTGGCATGACAGAATGGAAGAAGCTCTGTGGGCGTATAGAACCACATACCGCACACCTACTCAAAACACCCCATATTCTTTGGTGTATGGTGTGGAAGCAGTCTTGCCTCTAGAGCGCCAAATACCTTCTCTAAGGTTGGCCATACAAGAGGGTCTTACTGACGAAAAAAATGCTAAGTTTCGCTTGGCTGAATTAGAAGCCTTGGATGAAAAGCGACTACAAGCTCAACAGAGCTTAGAATGTTATCAAGCTCGCATGTCAAGAGCTTTTAACAAAAGAGTGAGGACACGTTCCTTTCAAATTGGTGACAAGGTCCTAGCTGTTCGAAGGCCTATCATTGTCACACGAAAAACGGGTCACAAGTTCACTCCAAAGTGGGATGGTCCCTACGTGGTTCAAGAGGTGTACACTAGTGGAGCTTACAAGTTAATCAGCGAAGATGGTCTGAGAGTCGGTCCAATTAATGGGAGATTCCTGAAGCTCTACTACCCTTAG